A stretch of Brassica napus cultivar Da-Ae chromosome C6, Da-Ae, whole genome shotgun sequence DNA encodes these proteins:
- the LOC125575165 gene encoding uncharacterized protein LOC125575165 isoform X1: MGENESWAAASPPSSPSGLFPNGLLPGMSVSVTRPLDAERWAVAEERTAELISHIQPNPPSEDRRNAVARYVRRLIMECFPLQVEIFTFGSVPLKTYLPDGDIDLTAFSTNQNLKDSWANLVRDMLEKEEKNENAEFHVKEVQYIQAEVKLIKCLVENIVVDISFNQIGGLCTLCFLDQVDQFINQNHLFKRSIILIKAWCYYESRILGAHHGLISTYALETLVLYIFHVFNNSFSGPLEVLYRFLEFFSKFDWQNFCISLWGPVPVTSLPDVTAEPPRKDVVELRRNEAFLKYCSRVYAVNPVAQETQGQPFLSKHFNVIDPLRENNNLGRSVSKGNFFRIRSAFTLGAKKLARLLECPKENLIHEVNRFFMNTWDRHGSGRRPDAPGNDLWLSRRLGDPEPCLQAENASSSSGSKRNQNSIRSGEVQGARSMPSQQNNCGTEVTSKATYQNPKSCGDAYQLSQEARSNQNASNDKLQQTVKPEIMTNSFHGRHLFARTRSSPELTETCGEALLQQRRSRAPEAGKRQPNSMRAENIRKTNMESESLSSNIRCAADSSSVRHTPSPRSPDSTADMSSAVNSYYDDLGSVSVNEDFSAAGEHAMQQEEQDLVNSMASFTREGFNGHFPFPFNFPTGHMPLQITPAMLASMGYGQRNVPGIVPSNFPFMETPWSTNVQFQQNFASSPFTHYLPSGSHPISEKLSKAGNEDMGSPQVNIDESDHEHWHEQERGTHSFRLENGHDGMHQANDKHHSSSAEHVTVPSSRKIRSTRGDDLENSHSPVRGSQIQSEERNAGSRSVSCASSVRSRTSSESSWDGSTTRGSKPARDKRNRKVASGAVPALYGKGKSVPEHSIQVDDDNREWIPVSSNETIGRDLGPRPTVASFQLQRHQIHGHELAQASGSESTVPLAPFILGHGMQQNEADSSGYTFYPTGPPVPFFTMVPMYNYQAGGNATSDASPSHLSVDEGVDNHDSCKSFDSSKGDQSDLNVSSQSTRAGSSVEPTELKNDILNGDFDNHWQNLQYGRYCQNSQHPPVLYPAPVVVPPTYLQGRLPWDGPGRPLAYTNVANQLMAYGPRILPVAPVQPVSTRPPNIYPRYANEAPRYRGGTGTYFPNPKISPREQRPTSGMRRGNYGHDRNEHHSDREGNWNNSKARGSGRGHSNRNQADNKPRQDRSDRQWGSSYRHESSSYSSHQSRNGPVRSHDGPGNVAYSMYRMPPGMKQNNATSSEGHNGPPVMMYYPHDHNSVYNSTTEHVEFASHGPAGEAPHRNDGNLSAGGAFEDQPRYRGAHMSSPDDPSSPRFPRGK; encoded by the exons ATGGGTGAGAATGAATCATGGGCGGCGGCTTCTCCGCCGTCGTCACCCAGTGGCTTGTTTCCGAACGGGCTGTTGCCGGGGATGTCCGTATCTGTGACACGGCCTCTCGATGCCGAAAGATGGGCCGTTGCGGAGGAAAGAACCGCTGAGCTCATTTCTCATATACAGCCGAATCCGCCTTCGGAAGATCGTCGAAATGCTGTTGCTAGATACGTGCGGAGGCTTATCATGGAATGCTTCCCTCTTCAGGTTGAG ATCTTTACTTTTGGATCTGTGCCACTGAAGACTTACTTGCCGGATGGAGACATCGACTTGACGGCCTTCAGCACTAACCAGAATCTGAAGGATTCTTGGGCTAATTTGGTTCGTGATATGCtggaaaaggaagagaagaatgaGAATGCTGAGTTCCATGTCAAAGAAGTCCAGTATATTCAGGCAGAA GTGAAGTTAATTAAGTGCCTGGTGGAGAACATTGTGGTGGATATATCTTTCAACCAGATTGGAGGGCTGTGTACGCTATGCTTCCTTGACCAG GTTGATCAGTTTATAAACCAGAACCATTTATTCAAGCGTAGTATCATATTGATTAAAGCCTGGTGTTATTACGAGAGCCGTATATTGGGAGCTCACCATGGGCTTATTTCAACATATGCCCTGGAAACCTTGGTTCTTTACATATTTCATGTTTTCAACAACTCATTTTCTGGACCCCTCGAG GTTCTCTATCGTTTTCTTGAGTTCTTTAGTAAGTTCGACTGGCAGAATTTTTGTATTAGCCTCTGGGGCCCTGTTCCAGTTACTTCACTACCAGATGTAACAG CGGAACCTCCTCGAAAAGATGTTGTAGAGTTACGACGTAACGAGGCGTTTCTCAAATATTGTAGTAGAGTTTATGCAGTTAACCCTGTTGCTCAGGAGACACAGGGGCAGCCTTTTCTTTCCAAGCATTTCAATGTCATAGACCCTTTGCGTGAAAACAACAACCTTGGACGCAGTGTTAGTAAAG GTAACTTCTTTAGGATACGAAGTGCATTTACTCTTGGTGCTAAGAAGTTGGCTAGGTTACTTGAATGCCCTAAGGAGAATTTGATTCATGAGGTTAACCGATTCTTTATGAATACATGGGATAGACATGGCAGCGGTCGTCGTCCTGATGCTCCTGGAAATGACCTATGGCTATCAAGAAGACTGGGAGATCCTGAGCCTTGTCTTCAAGCTGAAAATGCTAGTAGTTCTTCAGGCAGCAAAAGAAACCAAAATTCCATCCGTTCTGGTGAGGTTCAAGGAGCTCGCAGTATGCCCTCTCAACAGAATAACTGTGGAACAGAAGTTACATCTAAAGCAACATATCAAAACCCAAAGAGTTGTGGCGACGCTTACCAACTTTCTCAAGAAGCTCGGTCTAATCAAAATGCTTCGAATGATAAACTTCAGCAAACTGTTAAGCCAGAAATTATGACAAATAGTTTTCATGGAAGGCATCTCTTTGCCAGAACGCGGTCTAGTCCTGAGCTTACTGAGACATGTGGTGAAGCTCTTTTGCAACAAAGGCGCAGTAGAGCCCCAGAAGCTGGAAAACGCCAACCTAATTCTATGAGGGCTGAAAATATCAGGAAAACTAATATGGAGTCTGAAAGTTTGTCAAGCAATATCAGATGTGCGGCTGACTCATCGTCAGTTAGGCATACACCATCCCCTCGAAGTCCTGATAGTACTGCTGACATGAGCAGCGCAGTGAACAGTTATTATGATGATTTAGGTTCGGTTTCCGTGAATGAAGATTTTTCTGCCGCAGGGGAACATGCAATGCAACAGGAAGAGCAAGATCTTGTTAACTCGATGGCATCTTTTACCCGGGAAGGTTTTAATGGacactttccttttccttttaattttcCTACGGGCCACATGCCTTTGCAAATTACACCAGCCATGTTAGCTTCAATGGGATATGGTCAGAGGAATGTGCCTGGCATTGTTCCTTCTAACTTTCCTTTCATGGAGACACCTTGGAGTACTAATGTACAATTTCAGCAAAACTTTGCTTCTTCACCATTTACCCATTATCTTCCCAGTGGATCCCATCCAATCTCAGAAAAGCTGAGCAAAGCTGGTAATGAAGATATGGGGTCTCCACAAGTGAATATTGACGAGTCTGACCATGAGCACTGGCACGAGCAAGAACGCGGAACTCATAGTTTTAGACTTGAAAATGGTCATGATGGAATGCATCAGGCAAACGATAAACATCATTCATCTTCTGCAGAGCACGTTACTGTACCCTCAAGTCGTAAAATACGGTCAACAAGGGGAGATGATTTAGAAAATTCGCACTCTCCAGTCAGAGGCAGTCAGATTCAGAGTGAGGAGAGAAATGCAGGCTCTAGATCTGTTTCTTGTGCTAGTTCCGTTAGAAGTAGGACTTCATCTGAAAGCTCTTGGGATGGATCAACTACAAGGGGCTCAAAGCCAGCTAGGGATAAACGGAATAGGAAAGTAGCTTCTGGTGCTGTACCTGCACTGTATGGAAAAGGGAAGAGTGTTCCTGAGCACTCAATCCAGGTTGATGATGATAACAGAGAATGGATCCCTGTATCAAGCAATGAAACAATCGGAAGGGATTTGGGCCCTCGGCCAACTGTTGCTTCATTTCAACTTCAGAGGCATCAAATACATGGTCATGAACTAGCTCAGGCAAGTGGATCAGAGTCCACAGTGCCTCTTGCTCCATTTATCCTTGGCCATGGCATGCAACAAAACGAAGCCGATAGTTCCGGATATACTTTTTACCCCACTGGGCCACCTGTTCCATTCTTTACAATGGTTCCAATGTACAACTATCAAGCTGGTGGTAATGCTACATCAGATGCTTCGCCAAGCCATCTCAGTGTGGATGAAGGAGTAGATAATCATGATTCCTGTAAAAGTTTTGACTCGTCAAAGGGAGACCAGTCTGATTTAAATGTGTCTTCGCAATCTACCAGAGCTGGGTCGTCTGTAGAACCAACAGAGCTCAAGAATGATATTCTCAATGGAGATTTTGACAACCATTGGCAAAATTTGCAGTATGGCCGTTATTGCCAAAATTCTCAACATCCGCCGGTGTTGTATCCTGCTCCCGTCGTAGTGCCACCTACTTATCTCCAGGGGCGTTTACCATGGGATGGCCCTGGAAGACCTCTTGCTTACACCAATGTAGCTAATCAGCTCATGGCCTACGGACCTCGTATTCTACCCGTTGCCCCTGTACAACCTGTTTCTACCAGGCCACCTAACATTTACCCTCGTTATGCTAATGAAGCTCCCAGATACCGAGGTGGGACGGGGACCTATTTTCCAAATCCT AAGATTTCCCCTAGGGAGCAGCGGCCAACATCCGGCATGAGGCGAGGGAATTATGGGCATGACAGAAACGAGCACCACAGCGATAGAGAAGGGAATTGGAATAACTCAAAGGCACGGGGTTCTGGGCGAGGCCACAGCAATCGTAACCAAGCTGATAATAAGCCAAGGCAAGACCGATCTGATAGGCAATGGGGGTCGTCGTATAGGCATGAATCGTCCTCGTATTCTTCTCACCAATCTCGAAACGGTCCTGTTCGCTCACATGATGGTCCTGGAAATGTTGCTTATAGCATGTACCGAATGCCACCGGGCATGAAGCAGAACAATGCGACTTCTTCAGAGGGACATAACGGTCCACCGGTGATGATGTATTATCCACACGATCATAACTCTGTTTACAATTCAACAACTGAACACGTCGAGTTTGCGTCCCATGGACCTGCGGGTGAAGCGCCACATCGAAATGACGGAAACCTTTCAGCTGGTGGAGCATTTGAAGATCAGCCAAGGTATCGTGGTGCTCATATGTCTTCACCTGATGATCCTTCCTCGCCTCGTTTCCCCAG GGGGAAGTAA
- the LOC125575165 gene encoding uncharacterized protein LOC125575165 isoform X2, which yields MGENESWAAASPPSSPSGLFPNGLLPGMSVSVTRPLDAERWAVAEERTAELISHIQPNPPSEDRRNAVARYVRRLIMECFPLQVEIFTFGSVPLKTYLPDGDIDLTAFSTNQNLKDSWANLVRDMLEKEEKNENAEFHVKEVQYIQAEVKLIKCLVENIVVDISFNQIGGLCTLCFLDQVDQFINQNHLFKRSIILIKAWCYYESRILGAHHGLISTYALETLVLYIFHVFNNSFSGPLEVLYRFLEFFSKFDWQNFCISLWGPVPVTSLPDVTAEPPRKDVVELRRNEAFLKYCSRVYAVNPVAQETQGQPFLSKHFNVIDPLRENNNLGRSVSKGNFFRIRSAFTLGAKKLARLLECPKENLIHEVNRFFMNTWDRHGSGRRPDAPGNDLWLSRRLGDPEPCLQAENASSSSGSKRNQNSIRSGEVQGARSMPSQQNNCGTEVTSKATYQNPKSCGDAYQLSQEARSNQNASNDKLQQTVKPEIMTNSFHGRHLFARTRSSPELTETCGEALLQQRRSRAPEAGKRQPNSMRAENIRKTNMESESLSSNIRCAADSSSVRHTPSPRSPDSTADMSSAVNSYYDDLGSVSVNEDFSAAGEHAMQQEEQDLVNSMASFTREGFNGHFPFPFNFPTGHMPLQITPAMLASMGYGQRNVPGIVPSNFPFMETPWSTNVQFQQNFASSPFTHYLPSGSHPISEKLSKAGNEDMGSPQVNIDESDHEHWHEQERGTHSFRLENGHDGMHQANDKHHSSSAEHVTVPSSRKIRSTRGDDLENSHSPVRGSQIQSEERNAGSRSVSCASSVRSRTSSESSWDGSTTRGSKPARDKRNRKVASGAVPALYGKGKSVPEHSIQVDDDNREWIPVSSNETIGRDLGPRPTVASFQLQRHQIHGHELAQASGSESTVPLAPFILGHGMQQNEADSSGYTFYPTGPPVPFFTMVPMYNYQAGGNATSDASPSHLSVDEGVDNHDSCKSFDSSKGDQSDLNVSSQSTRAGSSVEPTELKNDILNGDFDNHWQNLQYGRYCQNSQHPPVLYPAPVVVPPTYLQGRLPWDGPGRPLAYTNVANQLMAYGPRILPVAPVQPVSTRPPNIYPRYANEAPRYRGGTGTYFPNPISPREQRPTSGMRRGNYGHDRNEHHSDREGNWNNSKARGSGRGHSNRNQADNKPRQDRSDRQWGSSYRHESSSYSSHQSRNGPVRSHDGPGNVAYSMYRMPPGMKQNNATSSEGHNGPPVMMYYPHDHNSVYNSTTEHVEFASHGPAGEAPHRNDGNLSAGGAFEDQPRYRGAHMSSPDDPSSPRFPRGK from the exons ATGGGTGAGAATGAATCATGGGCGGCGGCTTCTCCGCCGTCGTCACCCAGTGGCTTGTTTCCGAACGGGCTGTTGCCGGGGATGTCCGTATCTGTGACACGGCCTCTCGATGCCGAAAGATGGGCCGTTGCGGAGGAAAGAACCGCTGAGCTCATTTCTCATATACAGCCGAATCCGCCTTCGGAAGATCGTCGAAATGCTGTTGCTAGATACGTGCGGAGGCTTATCATGGAATGCTTCCCTCTTCAGGTTGAG ATCTTTACTTTTGGATCTGTGCCACTGAAGACTTACTTGCCGGATGGAGACATCGACTTGACGGCCTTCAGCACTAACCAGAATCTGAAGGATTCTTGGGCTAATTTGGTTCGTGATATGCtggaaaaggaagagaagaatgaGAATGCTGAGTTCCATGTCAAAGAAGTCCAGTATATTCAGGCAGAA GTGAAGTTAATTAAGTGCCTGGTGGAGAACATTGTGGTGGATATATCTTTCAACCAGATTGGAGGGCTGTGTACGCTATGCTTCCTTGACCAG GTTGATCAGTTTATAAACCAGAACCATTTATTCAAGCGTAGTATCATATTGATTAAAGCCTGGTGTTATTACGAGAGCCGTATATTGGGAGCTCACCATGGGCTTATTTCAACATATGCCCTGGAAACCTTGGTTCTTTACATATTTCATGTTTTCAACAACTCATTTTCTGGACCCCTCGAG GTTCTCTATCGTTTTCTTGAGTTCTTTAGTAAGTTCGACTGGCAGAATTTTTGTATTAGCCTCTGGGGCCCTGTTCCAGTTACTTCACTACCAGATGTAACAG CGGAACCTCCTCGAAAAGATGTTGTAGAGTTACGACGTAACGAGGCGTTTCTCAAATATTGTAGTAGAGTTTATGCAGTTAACCCTGTTGCTCAGGAGACACAGGGGCAGCCTTTTCTTTCCAAGCATTTCAATGTCATAGACCCTTTGCGTGAAAACAACAACCTTGGACGCAGTGTTAGTAAAG GTAACTTCTTTAGGATACGAAGTGCATTTACTCTTGGTGCTAAGAAGTTGGCTAGGTTACTTGAATGCCCTAAGGAGAATTTGATTCATGAGGTTAACCGATTCTTTATGAATACATGGGATAGACATGGCAGCGGTCGTCGTCCTGATGCTCCTGGAAATGACCTATGGCTATCAAGAAGACTGGGAGATCCTGAGCCTTGTCTTCAAGCTGAAAATGCTAGTAGTTCTTCAGGCAGCAAAAGAAACCAAAATTCCATCCGTTCTGGTGAGGTTCAAGGAGCTCGCAGTATGCCCTCTCAACAGAATAACTGTGGAACAGAAGTTACATCTAAAGCAACATATCAAAACCCAAAGAGTTGTGGCGACGCTTACCAACTTTCTCAAGAAGCTCGGTCTAATCAAAATGCTTCGAATGATAAACTTCAGCAAACTGTTAAGCCAGAAATTATGACAAATAGTTTTCATGGAAGGCATCTCTTTGCCAGAACGCGGTCTAGTCCTGAGCTTACTGAGACATGTGGTGAAGCTCTTTTGCAACAAAGGCGCAGTAGAGCCCCAGAAGCTGGAAAACGCCAACCTAATTCTATGAGGGCTGAAAATATCAGGAAAACTAATATGGAGTCTGAAAGTTTGTCAAGCAATATCAGATGTGCGGCTGACTCATCGTCAGTTAGGCATACACCATCCCCTCGAAGTCCTGATAGTACTGCTGACATGAGCAGCGCAGTGAACAGTTATTATGATGATTTAGGTTCGGTTTCCGTGAATGAAGATTTTTCTGCCGCAGGGGAACATGCAATGCAACAGGAAGAGCAAGATCTTGTTAACTCGATGGCATCTTTTACCCGGGAAGGTTTTAATGGacactttccttttccttttaattttcCTACGGGCCACATGCCTTTGCAAATTACACCAGCCATGTTAGCTTCAATGGGATATGGTCAGAGGAATGTGCCTGGCATTGTTCCTTCTAACTTTCCTTTCATGGAGACACCTTGGAGTACTAATGTACAATTTCAGCAAAACTTTGCTTCTTCACCATTTACCCATTATCTTCCCAGTGGATCCCATCCAATCTCAGAAAAGCTGAGCAAAGCTGGTAATGAAGATATGGGGTCTCCACAAGTGAATATTGACGAGTCTGACCATGAGCACTGGCACGAGCAAGAACGCGGAACTCATAGTTTTAGACTTGAAAATGGTCATGATGGAATGCATCAGGCAAACGATAAACATCATTCATCTTCTGCAGAGCACGTTACTGTACCCTCAAGTCGTAAAATACGGTCAACAAGGGGAGATGATTTAGAAAATTCGCACTCTCCAGTCAGAGGCAGTCAGATTCAGAGTGAGGAGAGAAATGCAGGCTCTAGATCTGTTTCTTGTGCTAGTTCCGTTAGAAGTAGGACTTCATCTGAAAGCTCTTGGGATGGATCAACTACAAGGGGCTCAAAGCCAGCTAGGGATAAACGGAATAGGAAAGTAGCTTCTGGTGCTGTACCTGCACTGTATGGAAAAGGGAAGAGTGTTCCTGAGCACTCAATCCAGGTTGATGATGATAACAGAGAATGGATCCCTGTATCAAGCAATGAAACAATCGGAAGGGATTTGGGCCCTCGGCCAACTGTTGCTTCATTTCAACTTCAGAGGCATCAAATACATGGTCATGAACTAGCTCAGGCAAGTGGATCAGAGTCCACAGTGCCTCTTGCTCCATTTATCCTTGGCCATGGCATGCAACAAAACGAAGCCGATAGTTCCGGATATACTTTTTACCCCACTGGGCCACCTGTTCCATTCTTTACAATGGTTCCAATGTACAACTATCAAGCTGGTGGTAATGCTACATCAGATGCTTCGCCAAGCCATCTCAGTGTGGATGAAGGAGTAGATAATCATGATTCCTGTAAAAGTTTTGACTCGTCAAAGGGAGACCAGTCTGATTTAAATGTGTCTTCGCAATCTACCAGAGCTGGGTCGTCTGTAGAACCAACAGAGCTCAAGAATGATATTCTCAATGGAGATTTTGACAACCATTGGCAAAATTTGCAGTATGGCCGTTATTGCCAAAATTCTCAACATCCGCCGGTGTTGTATCCTGCTCCCGTCGTAGTGCCACCTACTTATCTCCAGGGGCGTTTACCATGGGATGGCCCTGGAAGACCTCTTGCTTACACCAATGTAGCTAATCAGCTCATGGCCTACGGACCTCGTATTCTACCCGTTGCCCCTGTACAACCTGTTTCTACCAGGCCACCTAACATTTACCCTCGTTATGCTAATGAAGCTCCCAGATACCGAGGTGGGACGGGGACCTATTTTCCAAATCCT ATTTCCCCTAGGGAGCAGCGGCCAACATCCGGCATGAGGCGAGGGAATTATGGGCATGACAGAAACGAGCACCACAGCGATAGAGAAGGGAATTGGAATAACTCAAAGGCACGGGGTTCTGGGCGAGGCCACAGCAATCGTAACCAAGCTGATAATAAGCCAAGGCAAGACCGATCTGATAGGCAATGGGGGTCGTCGTATAGGCATGAATCGTCCTCGTATTCTTCTCACCAATCTCGAAACGGTCCTGTTCGCTCACATGATGGTCCTGGAAATGTTGCTTATAGCATGTACCGAATGCCACCGGGCATGAAGCAGAACAATGCGACTTCTTCAGAGGGACATAACGGTCCACCGGTGATGATGTATTATCCACACGATCATAACTCTGTTTACAATTCAACAACTGAACACGTCGAGTTTGCGTCCCATGGACCTGCGGGTGAAGCGCCACATCGAAATGACGGAAACCTTTCAGCTGGTGGAGCATTTGAAGATCAGCCAAGGTATCGTGGTGCTCATATGTCTTCACCTGATGATCCTTCCTCGCCTCGTTTCCCCAG GGGGAAGTAA